The proteins below are encoded in one region of Candidatus Brocadiaceae bacterium:
- a CDS encoding HAD family hydrolase, whose amino-acid sequence MVDIGIGRDTIRDVQLIIFDKDGTLIDLFTYWSNMIHYRVTLAQKKFGFDEIKKNQIAYAMGVDMKNKRLRTEGPVGLKKREIVMEAMMDSLSEMGIRNTREICCEIFKEVDELSIHHFEEIIKPIHGAHDLINTLASNTCKIAIATTDKTERAKLAMEFLGVREKIDAIIGAEMVKNTKPSTDMVDVILEELKIDKKHTIIVGDAITDVEMGINAGLHASIGVTSGLTTAERLLNITPFVISDISRITVLS is encoded by the coding sequence GTGGTTGACATAGGTATTGGAAGGGACACGATAAGAGATGTACAGTTAATAATTTTCGACAAGGACGGCACTCTTATAGATTTATTTACCTATTGGTCCAATATGATCCATTATCGAGTAACCTTGGCACAGAAAAAATTTGGTTTCGATGAAATCAAAAAGAATCAAATTGCATATGCAATGGGTGTCGATATGAAAAATAAAAGGTTGAGAACGGAAGGGCCTGTTGGTCTTAAAAAACGAGAAATTGTTATGGAGGCCATGATGGACTCTCTGTCTGAAATGGGCATTAGAAATACACGCGAAATTTGTTGTGAGATTTTTAAAGAGGTTGATGAATTAAGCATTCATCATTTTGAAGAAATAATTAAACCAATACACGGGGCGCATGATTTAATAAACACTTTGGCAAGCAATACGTGTAAAATCGCTATTGCTACTACCGATAAGACAGAGAGAGCGAAACTTGCGATGGAATTTCTGGGTGTACGAGAGAAGATTGATGCAATTATTGGCGCTGAAATGGTGAAAAATACGAAACCTTCAACAGATATGGTTGATGTAATTCTCGAGGAGTTAAAAATTGATAAAAAGCATACAATAATCGTTGGTGATGCAATTACAGATGTTGAGATGGGTATAAACGCAGGGTTGCATGCCTCGATAGGTGTAACCAGTGGATTAACTACAGCAGAAAGATTGTTGAACATAACACCCTTTGTCATATCTGATATTTCACGCATAACCGTTTTGTCTTAA
- a CDS encoding 4Fe-4S binding protein encodes MERYNELKQIFQERKCFKLVCGAGNEDPEEVKRLTVIYTLAGVTMLDLSANVDVVIAAREGIEIARKMASALGKKIDTRPFLNVSIGLKGDPHVRKAQIDADTCTKCGACIHTCRQEAINEDFLVKAYRCIGCGECSLSCNYGAIDFIHKKADFNKTLPECFENGIETMELHAVTDDDEAVLKDWKLLNTIIEENYLSMCLDRSLLSNWHLIKRVREAYDITGDRLIIQADGDPMSGVGDDFNTTLQAIACADIVQKSGIPAMIFLSGGTNSKTGILARQCGVKANGVAIGSYARMIVKEYVKKDDLLSNMEALSKAVTIAEALIEKNIEAIRG; translated from the coding sequence ATGGAAAGATATAATGAACTAAAACAAATTTTTCAGGAGCGAAAGTGCTTTAAGCTGGTTTGTGGAGCGGGTAATGAAGATCCGGAAGAGGTGAAAAGGTTAACCGTTATTTATACACTTGCCGGGGTAACAATGCTTGATTTGTCCGCGAATGTTGATGTTGTGATCGCGGCACGGGAAGGTATTGAAATTGCTCGTAAAATGGCTTCCGCTCTGGGGAAAAAAATAGATACGAGACCATTTTTAAACGTGAGCATAGGGTTAAAGGGTGATCCGCATGTAAGAAAGGCACAGATAGATGCAGATACATGTACCAAATGCGGTGCATGCATACATACCTGCAGACAAGAGGCGATTAACGAAGATTTCCTGGTAAAGGCATATCGATGTATTGGTTGTGGGGAATGTAGTCTTTCTTGTAATTACGGCGCTATTGATTTTATTCATAAAAAGGCAGACTTTAATAAAACGTTACCGGAGTGTTTCGAGAATGGCATAGAAACGATGGAACTTCATGCTGTTACCGATGATGATGAGGCGGTATTGAAAGATTGGAAACTCTTAAACACGATTATTGAGGAAAATTATTTAAGTATGTGTCTTGACAGGTCTCTTTTATCAAACTGGCATTTGATAAAGAGAGTAAGGGAAGCATATGATATCACAGGAGACCGGTTAATTATTCAGGCAGATGGAGATCCTATGAGCGGTGTGGGAGATGATTTCAATACAACGCTTCAGGCAATTGCCTGTGCTGATATCGTGCAAAAGAGCGGTATTCCGGCAATGATTTTTTTATCGGGTGGTACAAATAGTAAAACAGGCATTTTGGCAAGACAATGTGGTGTGAAGGCAAATGGCGTTGCAATCGGGAGCTATGCAAGGATGATCGTCAAGGAATACGTTAAAAAAGATGATTTGCTATCGAATATGGAGGCGCTGTCTAAAGCGGTAACTATTGCAGAAGCATTGATAGAAAAAAATATCGAGGCGATACGTGGTTGA
- a CDS encoding aldolase catalytic domain-containing protein — MKKEQISRLSILDCTVRDGGYVNNWYFDKKLVRELYRALSKSGVDYVEIGFRSTERYFDRNKYGLWKFSAEEDIYEATNNISGARLAVMADYGKAGPEDFCKAKESMIDLVRIATHKDTVSETIKLLEQIKQKGYRVSLNAMGYTNYAERERNNLIDMLKAANIDIVFVADSYGSLFPEQIQPIFEPLLCIPGIKVGFHPHNNLQMAFANTLEAIRCGVHFVDSTVFGMGRGAGNLPTEILISYFERFNNDKYNSIPVLNIIDRYFTSLQEKNKWGYQLSFMLSGIFQCHPNYAKALIDMKEYTMEDIWKVMDYINKRDPVGFSKDLLEEIINGGMIGGVTNNKTFIPVILHEKKLVKNDTVFKVPYIDRHKGSDVLILANGPSLKQCRPQIEEFITKYQPIVMGANYLGGLFNPRYHAFNNKRRFIQYIDGVFPESQLMIGQYIPGEMIREYTDRQYEFIFYKDIIDADFEIEDGVIQSNCRTISVLLMGVAIVMGAKRIFAAGMDGYVGIDACTTFHFYTEQDEKEEQDMIMERHRWCQKFIEQIDQYLIAREKEGIHILTPTSYKAFYKGISNYI, encoded by the coding sequence ATGAAGAAAGAACAAATTTCTCGTTTAAGCATATTGGATTGTACCGTGAGGGATGGTGGCTACGTTAATAATTGGTATTTTGACAAGAAACTGGTAAGAGAATTGTATCGAGCCCTGTCCAAGTCTGGTGTAGATTATGTAGAAATAGGATTTCGGTCAACAGAACGATATTTTGACAGGAATAAATATGGTTTATGGAAGTTTTCTGCCGAAGAAGATATTTATGAAGCTACAAATAACATTAGTGGGGCAAGACTGGCTGTCATGGCGGATTATGGAAAAGCCGGTCCGGAAGATTTTTGTAAAGCAAAAGAGAGTATGATTGACCTTGTGAGGATCGCTACGCATAAAGATACAGTAAGTGAAACCATTAAATTGTTGGAACAGATAAAGCAAAAAGGATATAGAGTATCCTTAAATGCGATGGGCTATACCAATTATGCTGAAAGAGAACGTAATAATTTAATAGATATGCTTAAGGCTGCAAACATTGATATTGTTTTTGTTGCAGATAGTTATGGCTCATTGTTTCCTGAACAAATCCAACCTATTTTTGAGCCCCTCCTTTGCATTCCAGGGATTAAAGTAGGATTTCATCCTCACAACAACTTGCAGATGGCATTTGCAAATACACTTGAGGCTATTCGTTGTGGGGTTCATTTTGTCGATTCCACTGTTTTTGGTATGGGAAGAGGTGCTGGTAATTTACCAACGGAGATTCTCATTTCATATTTTGAACGTTTTAATAATGATAAATATAATTCTATACCAGTACTGAATATCATAGACAGGTATTTTACCTCCCTGCAGGAAAAGAATAAATGGGGATACCAATTGTCTTTTATGTTATCCGGGATATTTCAATGCCATCCAAATTATGCAAAAGCCCTAATTGACATGAAAGAATATACCATGGAGGATATTTGGAAGGTCATGGATTATATTAACAAACGAGATCCTGTCGGTTTTTCAAAAGATCTTCTTGAGGAGATCATTAATGGAGGCATGATTGGTGGTGTAACAAATAATAAGACGTTCATCCCTGTGATCTTACACGAGAAGAAGCTCGTTAAAAATGATACGGTTTTCAAAGTTCCTTATATTGATAGGCACAAAGGAAGTGATGTGCTTATTTTGGCAAACGGGCCCTCATTGAAACAGTGTAGGCCACAAATTGAAGAATTTATAACAAAATATCAACCCATTGTAATGGGGGCTAATTATTTGGGAGGTTTGTTTAATCCCCGCTATCATGCTTTTAATAATAAAAGGAGATTTATTCAATACATCGATGGTGTGTTCCCTGAATCTCAATTAATGATTGGTCAATATATTCCCGGCGAGATGATTCGGGAATATACGGACAGACAATACGAATTCATTTTCTACAAAGATATTATTGATGCAGATTTTGAAATTGAAGATGGTGTGATACAGAGTAATTGCAGAACAATTTCTGTCCTTCTTATGGGAGTCGCAATTGTTATGGGTGCTAAACGCATATTTGCCGCCGGTATGGATGGCTATGTTGGGATAGACGCATGTACTACGTTTCATTTCTATACGGAACAGGACGAAAAAGAGGAGCAGGATATGATTATGGAAAGGCATCGGTGGTGTCAGAAATTCATTGAACAGATTGATCAATACCTCATAGCGAGAGAGAAGGAAGGTATTCATATATTGACGCCAACAAGTTACAAGGCTTTTTATAAGGGTATCAGTAATTATATTTGA
- a CDS encoding glycosyltransferase gives MVSIIIRTKNEERWITACLSGIFNQDYKDFEVIIVDNRSTDKTVEKAKNFTIAEVLTCDDYLPGKALNIGVRKAKGEYIACISGHCIPVDSKWLNNLLDNFKRSEIGGVYGRQEPMEFTSDADKRDLALVFGLDRKVQRKDSFFHNANSMFRKRLWEEIPFDEEVTNIEDRVWAKMVLEKGYEIIYEPKASVYHYHGIHQNGNVERCTNVVRILESLHANYSYKSIEIENLNTIGIIPIRGPIQYLNGKPLLLYTLERARESKYLKRIIVSTDNKETARIAEQFGAEVPFIRDLHFSEEHVSLAQVLSYSLEKIEGLKIFPDLVVSLEATFPFRPKGLIDEMILQLTQNGLDSVIVAKRENKAIWKERDNKIVQLDEGLTPRQFKDPTFIELKGICCVTHPEFLREGSLFGERIGIYEVSNPCSPIEVREKEDFAMAEKLIEYWIESNKYKAD, from the coding sequence ATGGTATCTATTATAATCAGAACAAAAAATGAAGAACGATGGATAACTGCTTGCTTGAGCGGAATATTTAACCAGGATTATAAGGATTTTGAAGTAATAATTGTTGATAATAGGAGCACGGATAAAACTGTTGAGAAGGCCAAAAATTTTACTATAGCGGAAGTATTAACATGTGACGATTATTTGCCGGGAAAAGCCCTAAACATTGGTGTACGAAAGGCTAAAGGGGAATATATAGCATGTATTTCGGGTCATTGTATTCCGGTAGACAGTAAATGGTTAAACAATTTACTTGATAATTTTAAAAGATCCGAAATAGGTGGGGTATATGGCCGGCAGGAACCTATGGAATTTACTTCAGATGCGGACAAAAGAGATCTGGCGCTGGTTTTTGGCCTGGATCGTAAAGTTCAGCGAAAAGACAGTTTTTTCCATAATGCCAATAGTATGTTCAGAAAACGTTTATGGGAAGAAATACCTTTTGATGAAGAGGTGACGAATATAGAGGATCGGGTGTGGGCGAAAATGGTATTAGAAAAAGGATATGAAATTATTTATGAACCGAAGGCAAGTGTTTATCATTATCATGGTATTCATCAGAACGGAAATGTAGAGCGCTGTACCAATGTGGTCAGGATATTAGAATCTCTCCACGCGAATTATAGTTATAAATCTATAGAAATAGAAAATTTGAATACTATTGGGATAATACCCATACGTGGTCCGATTCAATATTTAAACGGTAAGCCATTGTTATTATATACTCTTGAAAGGGCACGCGAATCAAAATACTTAAAAAGAATAATAGTGTCTACTGATAATAAAGAAACTGCAAGAATAGCAGAACAGTTTGGCGCGGAGGTTCCTTTTATCAGAGATTTGCATTTTTCTGAGGAACATGTCAGTTTAGCCCAGGTGTTGTCCTATTCACTAGAGAAGATAGAGGGACTGAAGATATTTCCAGACCTTGTTGTTTCGCTTGAGGCTACATTTCCATTTCGCCCGAAAGGGTTAATTGATGAAATGATTTTACAACTTACACAGAATGGGCTCGATAGCGTAATTGTCGCAAAAAGAGAGAACAAGGCGATATGGAAAGAAAGGGACAATAAGATTGTACAATTAGATGAGGGGCTTACTCCCCGTCAATTTAAAGATCCTACCTTCATTGAATTAAAGGGGATTTGTTGTGTGACGCATCCGGAATTTTTAAGAGAAGGGTCGCTCTTTGGCGAAAGGATTGGTATTTATGAAGTGAGTAATCCTTGTTCTCCGATAGAAGTAAGGGAAAAAGAGGATTTTGCAATGGCAGAAAAACTTATTGAATACTGGATAGAAAGTAATAAATATAAGGCTGATTAG